The segment CCCAAGATCACTGTAGAGATCGGCTTTCGGGGCAAGGGCAATGGCCCGCTCATAAGAAGCGATGGCGCCATCAACCTGATGCAGCCTGTGCTCGGTAAAACCAAGATTCTTGTGATAGCTAGCGTCTTCCGGAGCCAGTTCCGTGGCGCGCTTGAGATGCACAAGAGCTGCTGCGTAGTCCCCGCTGCGTGTTAGGGCAACCCCAAGATTAGACCGAGCAGCGGCGAAGTCTGGCCAGATAACAACGGCGCGCTCGAGGATATTCACAGCCTCTGCCAATCGTCCCTGTGCAATATAAACTGCACCGAGATTATTTATCGCATCGCGAAAGTCAGGTTTTGCCGCGAGTGCCGCAAGGTAGTGACGCTCGGCTTCGGGTAGTTTGCTCTGCCCCATCAGCACCTTGCCCAAATTGTTGTGCGCGAGCCAAGAATCGGGATTGTGCACCAAAGTCTGCTGCCAGATCGCCTCTTCATCAACGAAGTGACGCGCCTCACTGCGGGTCATCAGCGCTAGAGTCAACGTCACTATTCCTAGGACTGGCCATGTGATTAACTTTAGGCGCAAAATTCGCGCTGCCGTATTCACTACCGCGGTGATGGGCGCAATCAGCGCCATGTATTGCCAGTGATCAGCCACAAAGGCAAAGCGCATAAAGTAAATACCGTAGATCCCGAGAGCAGGTGCTAGGGCTACACCGTAGTACAAAACACCAGCAAATGGACCGTAGCCAAGGCGTCGTCTCAGTGCCCACGCTCCAAAGGGTAGCAACGCAGCAAGCATCGTCGGTAAGTAGTATGGTAGGCTGGCAGAGTTAAGGATAATCTTGGGGTAAATGAAGGCAATTTGAGTCGGCCAGAGCGCTTGTTTTAGGTAGAACCAAAAGTTCCAACCCGCGCGCGCGATGCGTTCAGAAAGTGGTCCTAGATTTAGGTGCTCCCCCGCGGGTAGTAGATGATCGGGTGCATACCAAGTCACGGCAATCACACCACTCACCAAAGCCAAGATAAAAAACGGCGTGCTGAGCTTGATGCTCCGCCGCAAATCACGTGTGATCACCCAGGTCGCTGCAGCTTGCACCAAAGGGGCAAAAACCACCGCCGACTTAGTTAGCAGTGCTGCGCCGAAAAGAAGCATCGATCCGAAATACATGCTCATGCGGGCTCTCTGCGATACCTGCTCAGCACATGTAAGAAATTTGAGGAAGGTGAGCCAGGAGGCCAAACACAGGCAGGAACTCGCCAGTGTTTTGAACTGTACAATCCAGGCCACAGCCTCTGTATTCACCGGGTGCACTGCAAATATCACAGCGCAGATCCACGCGAGGGGTAGGCGTAGCGTGCGCAGCAAAGCAGCCCATAGGAGAGCGTTACAGGTATGTAAGACCACGTTTGTCAGGTGATAGGGGTATGTATCCAGACCCCACCAGCGATAGGCCTTAAAAAACCAAGAATAGTGCAGTGGCCAAAAATCTGGAGCTTGATGGCTAAACCATATTCGTGACAGGGAGCTAAAAGGCGACGCTATAAGTGGATACTGAAAAAGCGCTTCGTTATCATCCCAGATGGGGAGTCCGTGTAATGCGGGCGCGTAGATCCATAGGCAAATTGCCCCCATGAGGGACGCAAAGACCGCGGCCTTTAGGAGCTGAAGTCTTGCGCTAGGCATCGAGTCACGTCCTCGAAAAGTGATTAAGCCTGCTGCGTGGCCACTTCAGGGAGTGTGTAATAGGTATACTCCGGCTGCGGTAGCTTTTTGCCCCAGCGACTGTCGATACAGAACTGGAGGATCTTGTCTTTGTAGCTGTGCCACACGGGCGGCTTCACTCCCGACTTAGCCAGTAACTTCAACGTCTGGTCCGGATTGAAGCGCGTCTTGATGCCGCGCAGGTAGCCATGATAGGGCTCGACCATGTCGACCACGGCCCAGAAATCATTCGGTAGCAGTCGCGCTAGCGGCGGCACCTTGCGGATAAAATCAAAGATCCACATCGGCATGATGGGCTTGCGTTTGACTTGGGCGAGGTCCATAGCGTCAACCAGGAGCTGACGGACCCTAATCTCTCTGCCGCGTCCTGCTGTGAGCAGGAACGTCCGCCCGGCGGCTTCGGGATCAGGCAGTAGCGCAACTATGGCATCAGCAACGTAATCGACGGGGACCACATCGAGGTACGAGTTTGGATTACAGACAAAGAACTGCGCCATCTCACGAGCCAGTATCATCAGTGGCCAGTACAAAACTTTGAAGTGCGGCGTGTACCCGTTATAGGACTGACCCACAACGATCGACGGCCGGTGTATCGTCACGGGGTAATCGCGCGTCCAAGAGTGAATCAGCTTCTCAGCCTCAAACTTGCTCTGCTCGTAAGGAGACAGGAATCCCTGCCCCATATCGAGGTCGGTCTCATTGACGACACGGCCCGCTGTTCCAGCAACGTAGGCGGTAGACACATAGTCGACGCGCTGCAACATACCGTCGCGCCGCAGCTCATCAGCCACGGTAAGGACGTAACGGGTACCATCTAAATTGATGGCGCGTGCCTCTGTGAGTGAGGCAGCAAAATCCGTGCTGGCGCCGCAATGGAGAATCTGATGGCACGAGGACTTAAGTAGAGCTAAATCGTCAGCGCCGATTCCCATGCCCGGCGCCGTCAAATCTCCGGCAACCGCGACGATGCGGTCCGAGAACGACGCGGCCTGGTCCGCTCCGAACATGGTCTTAAGTTGCTGCTCTACCCGCTCAGATGCCGGACGTCCGCGGTGTGGCCGTGCTAGGACATAGATACGGCCGACCCAGGGTTGGGCTAGAAGGCGGGCGATCACGGCTTTGCCGACGAAGCCCGTGCCCCCGGTAATTAGGATGTTTTTTTGTTCGCTGTTATGCAAAATTGGTCACCTCGTGCGCCGTCGTACTTAACCCATCCCAAAGATGTTCGTCCCGACTTTTTTTTCCGGGAGCCTATCGTCGCGCTTTTAGTACTGTGAGCGCTAGGACTTAGATTGAATTAAGAAATTGCCTCTATTAAAACCGAAAAGAGGCTTGGGTGCCAAGCGTTAGCGCCCACAGGCGCCACTCATACGAGGCAGTCATGTCGCCCGGAAGTGCTAATCAACAAAGATGTCTGGTGGTTACGGCTGATGACTTTGGTCTGACCGAGGCCATCACGGACGGGATCGTCGAGGCCCATCGGAGCGGCGTCGTCCGATCCACCGCTCTCCTCATGAATGGACTGGCTACGGATTATGCCCTGAACCTTAGGCGCCAATGCCCGAATTTGGAGATCGGGGCTCATCTCGGCATCGTCGAGGGTTTTAGCCTGCGGGCCAGGAAGAGTAGTCTAACGGATGACCTAAGTTACCTCGGTGAGGGTGACTGCCTCCATCGAGGCTGGCCTGAATTTATTAAGCTATATTCGCTTGGCCGCATCGATCTGGGTGAGCTGGAGGAGGAACTCGATCTGCAGCTGGGGCGCATGGCCGAGGCTTTAGGGTCCATTGCATTTGCTAACGGTACGCAGCACCTCCACCTCCTCCCCGGGGTACTGGAAGTCGTCCTCAGGCTCATGTCCAAGTATGAGATCCCCTGGTTGCGTCTCCCTGATCGTAGCAGAAGGGTCCCAGGTAGCGACCGCCGATGGCCGCAAAACTTGGCCATGCGGGCCCTGGGAGTCCGGGCACGGCGTCAGGCCCGTCATCTCAACATCGGTGGGCCAAAATATTTCGCTGGATTCGATGTTTGCGGTCGCCTTGATGCCGCTGCGGTCTGTAAGATTCTGGATGATATGCCCGTCGGCACGATGGAGCTAATGACCCATCCGGGTTTAGATGATCCCTTTTTGCGGCGTCATCTACCCTGGGGGTACCAGGACTTCGATTGGGCCGGAGAACTCGCCGCTCTGGTCGACCCCGAAGTGAAGGCCACCATCGCGCGCCGTGGTATCCAACTTATACACTTTAAGGATCTCAGCCTCTGAATACGCAGCGCCCTGAACAATATTCCCTATCGGTAGTTATCCCGGCCTACAACGAGGCCGATTGCATTGCTAAGGTGGCGGCAGAGTTAATCAGGATACTGGGGGCGCTCACGCCCCAGTTTGAGATCCTGTTCGTCGACGACGGGAGTAAGGACGCCACCTTTGCGCGGATCACGGAGATGGCCGAGGTCGACTCTCGCGTGAACGGCATCGCTCTCTCGCG is part of the Deltaproteobacteria bacterium genome and harbors:
- a CDS encoding tetratricopeptide repeat protein — protein: MPSARLQLLKAAVFASLMGAICLWIYAPALHGLPIWDDNEALFQYPLIASPFSSLSRIWFSHQAPDFWPLHYSWFFKAYRWWGLDTYPYHLTNVVLHTCNALLWAALLRTLRLPLAWICAVIFAVHPVNTEAVAWIVQFKTLASSCLCLASWLTFLKFLTCAEQVSQRARMSMYFGSMLLFGAALLTKSAVVFAPLVQAAATWVITRDLRRSIKLSTPFFILALVSGVIAVTWYAPDHLLPAGEHLNLGPLSERIARAGWNFWFYLKQALWPTQIAFIYPKIILNSASLPYYLPTMLAALLPFGAWALRRRLGYGPFAGVLYYGVALAPALGIYGIYFMRFAFVADHWQYMALIAPITAVVNTAARILRLKLITWPVLGIVTLTLALMTRSEARHFVDEEAIWQQTLVHNPDSWLAHNNLGKVLMGQSKLPEAERHYLAALAAKPDFRDAINNLGAVYIAQGRLAEAVNILERAVVIWPDFAAARSNLGVALTRSGDYAAALVHLKRATELAPEDASYHKNLGFTEHRLHQVDGAIASYERAIALAPKADLYSDLGQLLREAKRHDDAIKALSTALLLDPRHGLAMANLGFVYMTQMRLNDALHWLRRAAAASPDSASVQLALASCLVEAGELSEAAAALKLARQIAPEQPGTADVARRIEASRRQGPDPSAP
- a CDS encoding ChbG/HpnK family deacetylase; its protein translation is MSPGSANQQRCLVVTADDFGLTEAITDGIVEAHRSGVVRSTALLMNGLATDYALNLRRQCPNLEIGAHLGIVEGFSLRARKSSLTDDLSYLGEGDCLHRGWPEFIKLYSLGRIDLGELEEELDLQLGRMAEALGSIAFANGTQHLHLLPGVLEVVLRLMSKYEIPWLRLPDRSRRVPGSDRRWPQNLAMRALGVRARRQARHLNIGGPKYFAGFDVCGRLDAAAVCKILDDMPVGTMELMTHPGLDDPFLRRHLPWGYQDFDWAGELAALVDPEVKATIARRGIQLIHFKDLSL
- a CDS encoding SDR family oxidoreductase, whose product is MLHNSEQKNILITGGTGFVGKAVIARLLAQPWVGRIYVLARPHRGRPASERVEQQLKTMFGADQAASFSDRIVAVAGDLTAPGMGIGADDLALLKSSCHQILHCGASTDFAASLTEARAINLDGTRYVLTVADELRRDGMLQRVDYVSTAYVAGTAGRVVNETDLDMGQGFLSPYEQSKFEAEKLIHSWTRDYPVTIHRPSIVVGQSYNGYTPHFKVLYWPLMILAREMAQFFVCNPNSYLDVVPVDYVADAIVALLPDPEAAGRTFLLTAGRGREIRVRQLLVDAMDLAQVKRKPIMPMWIFDFIRKVPPLARLLPNDFWAVVDMVEPYHGYLRGIKTRFNPDQTLKLLAKSGVKPPVWHSYKDKILQFCIDSRWGKKLPQPEYTYYTLPEVATQQA